ACGAGTCGACTTTCTTGATCGTCCCTGCAACTGCGCTTGCAACGTCATCCGCCGCATGAATCGTAACGGTAAATGCCAGCAGGGTGCCGAGGGTGTATAGAACGCGCTTCATGATGACGTCTCCTTGGAGGTTTTGTTGCGTTGATGGAGACCAGGCAACAGCAATCGGTGACTGCTGTTGTCTGGAATGGTGCAATTTCATGCCAATCATCAAAGATGACTCCAGGATGGGAGACATCGGTCACGGCCCCGCTCCAGGTTCTTTTACTCAAAGCGAATCTTTGCCATCATTCCCTTGTCTTCGTGTTTAAGAAGGTGACAGTGGAAGACCGAGATGCCCCGAATGATTGGGTCTGTGAAGTCCATAATGAGATCGAGAGATTCACCGGGTTCCAAGTTCACCGTGTCCATCCACTTCGGATCACTGATCGCCACACCGGCTTTTCCGTACACAAGAAAATGCACCTGATGAATATGAAATGGGTGTATCTCGTGTGTTTGGTTCACCACCTGCCAATGAATGTAGTTGCCCGTTTTCACCGTCACCATTGGGTCATCGGCGGGCTTGTATTTCTTGTTATTGATGTAGAAGCCATTCTTGTCTTCAGTAAAATTCACGACAAACGCGGCATTGCGCTGCTCTAGGTCATGTATAGCCTCTGACGAAAGAGGCTTATATACTGTCTTCTGAGAGTCTGCCGCGCTGGACCTGCTCCGGGTCGACACGTCACGTCGCCCAACGAGGTCCAGATCGGCAATCACCATTGCGGGGTTCGGATCACCATCCGCACCGGTATCGACACAAAGGCTGCGAAGAGATGCCTTCGTCCCAAGGGCAGGCCCGGTCACGATCGCTTCGAATCGTCCAGCTGGAGCAAGAAGGATATGCTGCACCGACTCAGTAGGATGATTGCGATCGTGATAGCCCAGAGGCATTCCGTCTAGCGCTACCATCGTCATTGCTTCCGAATCGATCGTAAGGTCCGCATAAAGATCAGGGGAGGCGTTGACGATGCGCCAGAACTGTTTCTCCCCGGGCGCAATTACGATCTTCGGCCGAACCGTCCCATTGACAGTAAAGATTCTGCCTGGGTTTCCGGTTGCGTTCCCGCAAATCGTCTGTGGCATATCCACGGCTGCCTCAAGACGGCTCGAAGCCTCGTCACCTTGACGAAGCTCGGCGTCGCGCAGGATCAGGATTTGCTCCTTGAGCCCACGAAGTCCTGGAACATACCGGTCGATGCCTTCGACAACGATAGCTCCCGACATGCCATCCAGATCCTGCTGGTAGCTCTCACCATGGGGATGAGTGTGGTACCAATAAAGCCCGGATGGTTGGTCGAATGGTATGTCCACCGTATAGCGAAGCGATTCGCCAGGCATGGCCATCATCGATAGGACATCATCTTGCGGAGACTCAGGAGATACGTGCAGGCCGTGAAAATGAAGATTTGTCATGTTCATGCACGGGCCGTCTACACAAACTTCACCCGACGAAGTCTTCATGCGATTCAAGTAGGTTATGCGGAGTTTTTGACCGGGCGACACGCGAATCACAGGAGGTATCTCGCTCCCCTTAAAGGAGAACGCCCCGCGTCCCGAGGTGGGGTCGTTCACAGCACTGAGCACAAGCGGTGTTCGCACGTCAGGGGGTTCCTGCAGCGGTGTTCCAATTGGGGGGATGATCGCTTGAGCGAAGAGAACCTCGACACCAAGCGTCATGGCAAATGCCAATGAAACCGATGTTCGCATGAAATGGCTGAGCGGATGAGTGTTCATCGTACCTTTTCGGGATCAAACGATATAGAAAGCCGGAAATCATTTTCGTGGCTAAGACAGCATATTCAAACGAACTCCCGGGACAGGCATGCTTTATCGCTGCGGGAGAGCTCACCTAAGACGAGTTGCACGATTTGTACTCATGCGTGCAACTCATCTCCAGGAAGGACAGCCCTCAGATGACTCCCTGGTTCTCGGCCGGGATCTTCATCACGTCTGCCTTGTCGATGTTCAGATGTGCTTTGATCATCTCGCTTGGAACACGCCTGAGCCATTGGTTCAGCGATACATCGAGGAACTGATCCGTAGCGAATGTCTCGAGAAACACCAGATCCGTGTTGCCTATGTTTTCGATGTAGTGTGGGGCATTATTGGGAACATAACCCACATCGTTGGCATTGAAATCCATTGTGCGAGCATTGTCGACTGGGAAAAAGACAGTCATGCGGCCCTTACCGGAGATATAGAACTGCCACTCTGAGTCATGCGGATGCCAGTGCATCTCGCGCATGCCACCCGGCTTCACCGTGACCAGCGCGGCCGCAATATGCTTTGAGACCGGGAAGTTCTTGGAATCCACGATGCGGACTTCCCCTCCCTTGCTGGACTTCGTCGGCTCCATAGACTTCAGGTGGAAGGTGTACTGGCTCCGAGCCGCAACCGCTTCGCCACCGATCTCAGCCTTGTCCGCGGCAAGCGAACCCGGTTCTTTCCCCGGGAAGATGTAGAGGGGCGCCTTCGGAGCGTTGGCGAACACACTTGCATCCAACCCAGTGTTCTTCGCCAGAACCTCAGGCGGGGTATGGGCAAGCCACTCCGAAACAAGCATTGTGCCATCCTCGGAGAACCCTCCTTGGTTAAACACAAGCAAGAATTCCGTTCCGTCGGGGCCAAGACCCTGGATCGAGTGCGGGTGTCCAGCTGGGAAGATCCAGAGATCCCCTTCCTCCACATCGCCGATGAACATATTTCCGTCGGGCTGCATTACAGTGACGCGGGCTTTGCCATAAAGTACATAAGCCCATTCGTCTGCAGTGTGCCAGTGCATCTCACGATAACTGCCTGCCGTGAGGCGCATGTTTACACCTGCAATATCTTTTGAAGACGGGAGTACACGCTCCGTAACTTCGTGCGTCCAGCCGCCCTCTTCGACGCGCTTCTTGACAAGGTCAAACGAATACCATATCGGCACAACGTCGCCATGATCGGTTGGGGGAGGAGTATTGGAGTTTGGATTCAAGGCCAACAGGCCCTTATTCTCCTGTCCCGGATCGCTCGACGAATGATCGTGCTCGGCTTTCTGAGTGCTCGCCTTCTCTTGCGCTTGACTAGTTATGCCTGAGAATGCGGCCGTGGCCAGAGCCACGGAACTTAGTCCAAGAAAGCTGCGACGGGTAGGGTGCTCCAGAGAAACTGCATCGCCTGCGTGATCGTTCATCATCCTAGCCTTTCGGGTTGAAAATAGGGGGAGCCGGAGATCGAACCTGATGATAGTGCCACCGCGAGGAGCCCACAATTATCACTTTGTATAGGTTTAGCTAGAGGATTCGGGCGGAGGTTATTCCATGATTGGCTAGGGAGGGCACTATCGTTAGCCATTTCCCCTTGTATTCCGACTAAGGCGTGTCAATAATCAGGATAACTGTCACTTCTATGACTTTCCTAAGCTGGAGATTAGTCGATTTAAGCGAATCGGTAGCTGGATGAAACTGTCGGAGACTTCAAATATCTGTTTGAATGCGAGAGCGAATCGGACGAACTTCGGCCACCCGATTCACGCTGTCCACACATTGTCAATATATATAAAACGATAGTTGTGGATCACCATCGGCGACTAATACAATGGGCGTCTAGAACCTATGGCACTCTCTCGATCCAGTGCCAAAAAGAGAAGATGAGATCTCGTCGACGATGTCGTATCTCGATCTTGCTCTCCATCCGATCGGTGGAGAGCTTTGGCTGGGTGATCACATCGAAGTAGCTAAACCGTTGCTCAAGCTGGCGCACCAAGGGTGATATCGCATTGTCTTTCGCTGATCGATTTCGGATGCCGAGTTTGAAATGCATCGTCAACTTAGTCCTTAATTTGGCGCTATGGTTGACGTGGGGTGCTCTCCCAGCAGGGACGGCGGCGGCGCAATCACCTACCAGTATTTTCTCTCCAGCAGGGACGCCAGCCCGGTCAACCGTGCAGCTTTCAATGCTGGTTCTTTCGGTTACCTTCGCGATCTTCGTCACAGTTGCCGGACTGCTCGTATATGCTTTGGTTCGCTATCGCCGTCGTCCTACCGACGACGGGCACGAACCGCCGCAGATCTATGGAAGTAACCAGATTGAGCTATCCTGGACGGTCATCCCTGTTCTTATCGTGACCACATTGTTTCTCGCGACGACCAGAGTCATTTTGAGTACCGAAGCGGTTCCCAAACCAGCAAGCGCAATGAATGTAACAGTGATCGGCCATCAATTTTGGTGGGAGTACCGCTATCCTGGCCTTGGCGTTGTTACGGCTAACGAACTCCATGTTCCTGTCAGTAGCCCGAAGACGCCTACTCCAACCTACCTTACGATGTCCTCCGCGGATGTCGCGCACAGCTTTTGGGTGCCTCGCCTTGCCGGGAAGATGGACGTAATCCCTAACCGCGTGAACGTGATGTGGATCGATCCTCAGCAGGCGGGTATTTACCTGGGCCAGTGTGCACAGTATTGCGGCACGCAGCACGCAAAGATGCTGCTGAGGGTATACGCCGACTCACCTTCCGATTTCGCGGCCTGGGCAAAACACCAACTGGAACCCGGCCGCACTGATTTCTCCGATGATCCCGTAGCGGCAGAAGGCCAGAAGGTCTTCATGCACAACGCCTGCATTAATTGCCACGCAGTGACCGGAACGCCGGCGACTGGTCGTTACGGGCCTGATCTCACCCATTTTGCGAGCCGTGACACACTTGCCTCTGGAGCGATCGAAAACAATCCAGAAAATCTCCGCAAATGGATCAATGATCCCAACTCGATGAAGCCTGGCTCCTTGATGCCCGCGATGCACCTCAACGATCATGACCTCGGTGTCGTGACAACATATTTATCGCGGTTGAAGTGAATGAATAGGGAAAGGAGCGCCACTTGACGACAACTCCGGCAATCCAGGCGATAGACGAGACGACGGCCTCACAAGATCGCCGCGCCCCAGTTAGCATTATTTACGAGTGGTTAACTACGGTCGATCACAAGAAGATCGGGTTGATGTATATCGCGTTTGCGCTGTTCTTCCTCTTAGTAGGCGGGGTGGAGGCCCTACTGATCCGGATTCAGTTGATGGTCCCGAACAATCATTTTCTTTCGCCACAAGTCTTCAACCGGCTATTTACCATGCACGGGACGACGATGGTGTTCTTCGCTGGTATGCCGATCCTGTTTGGATTCGGAAATTATCTCGTCCCGCTAATGATAGGTGCTCGCGATATGGCGTTTCCGAAGCTGAACGCGTTCAGCTTCTGGATTTCGGCATTTGGGGGGATTCTTCTCTATTTCAGCTATTTCGGTGGGAGCGGTCTCTACGCAGCAGGCACCGCACCGGACGTTGGCTGGTTTGCATACGCGCCCTTGACCTCCAAGGTCTTCTCTCCGGGCCATAGCACCGACTACTGGAGTCTCTCTCTATTTCTTAGTGGCATCGGCTCGATCGGCACAGCTCTTAACATCGTGACGACTATCCTCTGCATGCGTTGCAAGGGAATGACGATGACTCGTCTCCCTTTATTGCCGTGGCTGTATTTGGTCACATCCGGGCTCGTGTTTGTGGCTGTCGGCCCTTTATCCGCCGCTCAGATCATGCTCACGCTCGATCGTTATCTTGGCGCACACTTTTTCGACACCCAGGCGGGCGGCTCGGCTGTGCTCTGGATGCATTTTTTCTGGATCTTCGGACACCCGGAGGTCTACATCCTGGTGTTGCCGGCGTTCGCGTTCGCCAACGAGATTATACCCGTGTTCTCACGTAAGGCCATGTTTGGCTATCCGGCGATGGTGGCGGCATCGGTGGCCATCGGCTTTGTGAGCCTGAGCGTATGGGCTCATCATATGTTTACGGTCGGGATGGGGCCAGCGGGCAACACGTTTTTCGTGTTTGCGACCATGGTCATATCGGTTCCCACCGGTATCAAAATTTTCAATTGGCTGGCCACAATCTGGGGCGGAAAGATCAGTTTTGCCGTCCCTATGCTGTTCTGTATTGGGTTCCTCTTCCAATTTCTTGTCGCCGGCTTGACGGGAATCATGCTCTCCGCCGCCCCGTTCAATTGGCAGCTCAACAACTCTTATTTTGTTGTGGCGCACTTTCATTACGTACTCGTCGGAGCCATTCTCTTCGCTCTTTTCGGAGCCTTCTACTATTGGTATCCCAAGGTGACGGGCAAGCTGATGAATGAGACGTTAGGTAAATGGCATTTCTGGTTGATGGTCGTCGGCTTCCACCTCACCTTCGATTTCATGCACATCCCTGGCATCCTTGGAATGCCGCGTCGCATTTACACCTACGAAGCGAACCGAGGATGGCAGGGATGGAACATGATCGTGGGAGTGGGTGGAGTGATCCAGGCGGTCGCGATCCTATGCTTTGTCTACAATCTCATCTCTTCTTACCGCCACGGCGAAGATGCCGGGACCGACCCCTGGGATGCGTGGACCCTGGAGTGGGCGACTCAGTCCCCTCCTCCGTCCTATAACTTTGCCATCGAGCCAACAGTCGCTAGCCGGCGACCGCTTTGGGATCTGAAGCACCCAGAAGATCCAGATTCGGACTACGAGTGATGAGCACGCCTGTGAGTGGAGTTCCAATCAACCAATCCGAGATCGAATGGAGATTGCCGTACCGCGGAACCATCGGTATGGGCTGCCTGATTCTGGCCGAGTCGGCAGTGTTCATCATCTTCGTCGTTGCCTATGTCTATTACTTAGGCAAGAGCCTCAATGGCCCCACACCGTCACAGGTGCTCGAACTTCCGATTCTGGGCACGATTTGCCTTCTTTCCAGTAGTGTTACCGCTCATCTTGCCGTAAGCGCGCTACGGAAGGGCAACCTGCGAAGCTGCACAGCGAATCTGGCAGGGACAGTACTTCTGGGCCTCATCTTTCTTTGCACTACTGCACGCGAGTGGTACCACCTGATCCACGATGAGCATTTGACAATAAAGACCAACCTGTTTGGAACCACTTACTACGCGCTCGTTGGACTTCACGCCACACACGTCGTCATCGGTCTGGTTCTACTCTTCACTGCGTTCGTTTTCGCATTGGCTGGACGAGTCAAGGAAGAGCATCTTGAGAAGCTCGACGTCCTCTCTATCTATTGGCACTTTGTTGATGCGGTCTGGGTGGTCGTGTTTTTGGTCGTCTACGTTCTGGGCAGATAGATAGAAAGGAGGAGAACGATGCTGGAAGAGAGTATCCCGAAGTCTCCCGAGGAAGTCTCTGGGACGATTGCGATGCCTGCGCCCTCGGCGTGGCCGATGGTACTGGCGCTCGGGCTTTCATTGATCGTTGCCGGAATGGTGACGCATTGGCTTGTCAGCCTCCTTGGCTTGATTCTGGCCGGACGCGCAATCGTCGGATGGTTCCAAAGCGATTTCCCCCATGAGAAGCATGTCTTGGAACCAGTCGACTATACGGTGGTCGAGATCACCAGTTCCCGCTCCACGCGCATTCAACTTCCGATTGGAACGAACCACCGGAAGCTTCTTCCGATTGAGACATTCAGCATCACGGCGGGCATCAAGGGAGGCATCGTAGGAGGAATTGCGATGATTGTGCCCGCTACCCTCTACGGAGTTCTCCGCTATCACAGCATTTGGTACGCGGCTAACCTTCTTGCAGCTGGAGGCTTTGTCAGCTGGGCTGGAGAAACGA
This is a stretch of genomic DNA from Granulicella sp. WH15. It encodes these proteins:
- a CDS encoding multicopper oxidase family protein → MNTHPLSHFMRTSVSLAFAMTLGVEVLFAQAIIPPIGTPLQEPPDVRTPLVLSAVNDPTSGRGAFSFKGSEIPPVIRVSPGQKLRITYLNRMKTSSGEVCVDGPCMNMTNLHFHGLHVSPESPQDDVLSMMAMPGESLRYTVDIPFDQPSGLYWYHTHPHGESYQQDLDGMSGAIVVEGIDRYVPGLRGLKEQILILRDAELRQGDEASSRLEAAVDMPQTICGNATGNPGRIFTVNGTVRPKIVIAPGEKQFWRIVNASPDLYADLTIDSEAMTMVALDGMPLGYHDRNHPTESVQHILLAPAGRFEAIVTGPALGTKASLRSLCVDTGADGDPNPAMVIADLDLVGRRDVSTRSRSSAADSQKTVYKPLSSEAIHDLEQRNAAFVVNFTEDKNGFYINNKKYKPADDPMVTVKTGNYIHWQVVNQTHEIHPFHIHQVHFLVYGKAGVAISDPKWMDTVNLEPGESLDLIMDFTDPIIRGISVFHCHLLKHEDKGMMAKIRFE
- a CDS encoding cupin domain-containing protein, with the translated sequence MMNDHAGDAVSLEHPTRRSFLGLSSVALATAAFSGITSQAQEKASTQKAEHDHSSSDPGQENKGLLALNPNSNTPPPTDHGDVVPIWYSFDLVKKRVEEGGWTHEVTERVLPSSKDIAGVNMRLTAGSYREMHWHTADEWAYVLYGKARVTVMQPDGNMFIGDVEEGDLWIFPAGHPHSIQGLGPDGTEFLLVFNQGGFSEDGTMLVSEWLAHTPPEVLAKNTGLDASVFANAPKAPLYIFPGKEPGSLAADKAEIGGEAVAARSQYTFHLKSMEPTKSSKGGEVRIVDSKNFPVSKHIAAALVTVKPGGMREMHWHPHDSEWQFYISGKGRMTVFFPVDNARTMDFNANDVGYVPNNAPHYIENIGNTDLVFLETFATDQFLDVSLNQWLRRVPSEMIKAHLNIDKADVMKIPAENQGVI
- the coxB gene encoding cytochrome c oxidase subunit II; amino-acid sequence: MKCIVNLVLNLALWLTWGALPAGTAAAQSPTSIFSPAGTPARSTVQLSMLVLSVTFAIFVTVAGLLVYALVRYRRRPTDDGHEPPQIYGSNQIELSWTVIPVLIVTTLFLATTRVILSTEAVPKPASAMNVTVIGHQFWWEYRYPGLGVVTANELHVPVSSPKTPTPTYLTMSSADVAHSFWVPRLAGKMDVIPNRVNVMWIDPQQAGIYLGQCAQYCGTQHAKMLLRVYADSPSDFAAWAKHQLEPGRTDFSDDPVAAEGQKVFMHNACINCHAVTGTPATGRYGPDLTHFASRDTLASGAIENNPENLRKWINDPNSMKPGSLMPAMHLNDHDLGVVTTYLSRLK
- the ctaD gene encoding cytochrome c oxidase subunit I, with translation MQAIDETTASQDRRAPVSIIYEWLTTVDHKKIGLMYIAFALFFLLVGGVEALLIRIQLMVPNNHFLSPQVFNRLFTMHGTTMVFFAGMPILFGFGNYLVPLMIGARDMAFPKLNAFSFWISAFGGILLYFSYFGGSGLYAAGTAPDVGWFAYAPLTSKVFSPGHSTDYWSLSLFLSGIGSIGTALNIVTTILCMRCKGMTMTRLPLLPWLYLVTSGLVFVAVGPLSAAQIMLTLDRYLGAHFFDTQAGGSAVLWMHFFWIFGHPEVYILVLPAFAFANEIIPVFSRKAMFGYPAMVAASVAIGFVSLSVWAHHMFTVGMGPAGNTFFVFATMVISVPTGIKIFNWLATIWGGKISFAVPMLFCIGFLFQFLVAGLTGIMLSAAPFNWQLNNSYFVVAHFHYVLVGAILFALFGAFYYWYPKVTGKLMNETLGKWHFWLMVVGFHLTFDFMHIPGILGMPRRIYTYEANRGWQGWNMIVGVGGVIQAVAILCFVYNLISSYRHGEDAGTDPWDAWTLEWATQSPPPSYNFAIEPTVASRRPLWDLKHPEDPDSDYE
- a CDS encoding cytochrome c oxidase subunit 3; translation: MSTPVSGVPINQSEIEWRLPYRGTIGMGCLILAESAVFIIFVVAYVYYLGKSLNGPTPSQVLELPILGTICLLSSSVTAHLAVSALRKGNLRSCTANLAGTVLLGLIFLCTTAREWYHLIHDEHLTIKTNLFGTTYYALVGLHATHVVIGLVLLFTAFVFALAGRVKEEHLEKLDVLSIYWHFVDAVWVVVFLVVYVLGR